One window of Helicoverpa zea isolate HzStark_Cry1AcR chromosome 12, ilHelZeax1.1, whole genome shotgun sequence genomic DNA carries:
- the LOC124635164 gene encoding enoyl-CoA delta isomerase 1, mitochondrial-like produces the protein MFHLRQIPRALVVNCRQVSSLQSNPLVGITVDDEGIATVQMQRVKVNSLNVELLQALRDSICEVEEKKCKGMVLTSVFPTVFSAGLDLNEFHKPDVKRLTLMNECIFHASEKLFGTDLITTIAINGYTGAGACILALVSEYRAMTTGQATIGLNDTAVGIIPGKWIYELMARVMSPRHAEHALTSSFMYPAERALEVGLIDAVATDKNDAIEKCKTFIRSYDNIPPEVRAATKRFIREDFLKYIEQTRKQNLAGLVEKITNPAFQVTVDQYLQNLKNRKAAKSAA, from the exons ATGTTCCACTTGCGACAAATTCCTAGAGCCCTCGTGGTGAATTGTAGGCAAGTGTCTTCGTTACAAAGTAACCCTTTAGTGGGTATAACAGTGGATGATGAAGGGATAGCTACAGTACAAatgcaaagggtgaaagtgAACAGTTTAAACGTGGAATTATTGCAAGCGTTAAGAGACTCGATATGTGAAGTTGAAGAAAAAAAGTGTAAAGGCATGGTTTTGACTTCG gtattcCCCACAGTCTTCTCAGCGGGTCTAGATTTGAATGAATTTCATAAACCTGACGTTAAGAGGCTGACTCTGATGAATGAATGTATTTTCCACGCCTCTGAAAAACTATTTGGAACAGACCTGATTACCACTATTGCTATCAAT GGTTACACAGGAGCCGGTGCCTGCATTCTGGCGCTAGTTTCCGAATACCGCGCAATGACAACGGGCCAAGCTACCATAGGTCTGAATGACACAGCTGTGGGAATCATACCGGGGAAGTGGATATATGAGCTGATGGCGAGGGTCATGAGCCCCAGGCATGCGGAACATGCCCTTACCAGCTCCTTTATGTATCCTGCGGAAAGAGCTTTGGAG GTTGGATTAATTGATGCCGTAgcaacagacaaaaatgacgcAATAGAAAAATGTAAAACCTTCATTAGATCTTACGACAACATACCACCAGAAGTCAGGGCTGCTACAAAAAGATTCATTAGAGAAGATTTCCTCAAATATATAGAACAGACTCGGAAACAAAATTTGGCGGGTCTCGTGGAGAAAATAACAAACCCCGCTTTTCAAGTAACCGTCGATCAGTATCTTCAAAATTTGAAAAACAGAAAGGCTGCTAAAAGTGCTGCATGA
- the LOC124635165 gene encoding enoyl-CoA delta isomerase 1, mitochondrial-like translates to MFPLRQIVCNATRRFVPTMRAMSSSGPLVDTAVDNEGIATVTMQRLPVNSLNLELLQAMSNALDEVVKNKCKGMVLTSASPTVFSAGLDIMEMYKPDMKRVETFWNTLQEVWIKLFGANFITAAAINGHAPAGGCLLSMSCEYRVMMSGKFSIGLNETALGIVAPTWFMHTMTNTIPQRQAELALTTAKMFSVEEALKVGLIDETASDKADAVAKCKQFMKRFDKIPPLARSMTKQKIRAGPLTWMEDNRKQDTQEFLMFVGHPKVQQSLEMYIQALKKKASK, encoded by the exons ATGTTTCCTTTGAGGCAAATAGTGTGCAATGCCACCAGAAGATTTGTGCCCACTATGAGGGCAATGTCCAGCTCCGGTCCCCTGGTGGACACAGCCGTAGACAATGAAGGAATAGCCACTGTGACTATGCAAAGACTACCAGTGAACAGTCTAAACTTGGAACTCCTGCAAGCTATGAGCAATGCACTGGATGAAGTAGTTAAAAACAAATGCAAGGGAATGGTGCTGACATCT GCATCGCCAACCGTGTTTTCTGCTGGCTTAGATATCATGGAGATGTACAAACCTGACATGAAGAGGGTGGAAACCTTCTGGAATACCCTGCAAGAAGTGTGGATCAAACTCTTTGGAGCCAACTTCATTACGGCTGCAGCAATCAAT GGTCACGCCCCAGCCGGTGGATGCCTTCTGTCAATGTCATGTGAATACCGAGTGATGATGAGTGGGAAGTTCAGCATCGGTCTTAACGAGACAGCCCTAGGTATTGTGGCTCCCACCTGGTTCATGCACACCATGACGAACACCATCCCACAGAGGCAAGCGGAGTTAGCTCTTACTACTGCTAAGATGTTCTCTGTTGAAGAAGCTCTGAAG GTTGGTCTCATTGACGAAACTGCATCGGACAAAGCGGACGCCGTCGCCAAATGTAAACAATTCATGAAGAGGTTCGACAAGATCCCGCCCCTAGCGCGTTCTATGACCAAACAGAAGATCAGGGCAGGACCTCTAACCTGGATGGAAGACAACCGCAAGCAAGACACGCAAGAATTCCTCATGTTTGTTGGTCACCCTAAAGTGCAGCAGTCATTAGAAATGTACATACAAGCTTTAAAGAAAAAGGCCTCCAAGTAA
- the LOC124634993 gene encoding nuclear envelope phosphatase-regulatory subunit 1, with the protein MFTVITSENKMSLEQTACDDLKAFERRLTEVIGCLQPATMRWRILLTVVSVCTAIAAYHWLMDPLTPVVSLTQSLWNHPFFAFTSTFLVLLFMMGVHRKVVAPSIITARTRSVLNDFNMSCDDTGKLILKPRPANT; encoded by the exons ATGTTTACTGTTATAACGAGTGAAAACAAGATGTCGTTGGAACAAACGGCTTGCGATG ACTTGAAGGCGTTCGAGAGGCGCCTGACGGAAGTCATAGGATGTTTGCAGCCTGCTACAATGAGATGGAGAA TTTTACTGACAGTGGTGTCTGTGTGCACAGCAATAGCAGCATATCATTGGTTGATGGACCCGCTCACGCCAGTCGTCTCTCTCACACAGTCTCTCTGGAATCACCCATTTTTTGCCTTTACATCAACTTTTCTAG TGCTACTATTCATGATGGGTGTGCACAGAAAGGTAGTGGCGCCGAGCATCATAACGGCGCGCACGCGGTCCGTGCTGAACGACTTCAACATGTCCTGCGACGACACCGGCAAGCTCATCCTCAAGCCGCGCCCCGCCAACACCTAA